In Excalfactoria chinensis isolate bCotChi1 chromosome 5, bCotChi1.hap2, whole genome shotgun sequence, a single genomic region encodes these proteins:
- the CLMN gene encoding calmin, whose product MAGQEWDWFQREELIGHISDIRVQNLQVERENVQKRTFTRWINLHLGKCKPPLKVRDLFMDIQDGKILMALLEVLSGQKLMHEYKSSTHRIFRLNNIAKALKFLEDSNVKLVSIDAAEIADGNSSLVLGLIWNIILFFQIKELTGNLNRNSSSSSLSSGPSGPESDTSYPSTPNIERSMSVTVKDQRKAIRALLFWVQRKTRKYGVAVQDFASSWRSGLAFLAIIKAIDSTLVDMKHALEKSARENLEDAFSIAQNKLGVPRLLEPEDVMVESPDEQSIVTYVAQFLEHFPELEGEDFTDPEKELPIESTYVHIKDTPSEKESKILILRESDKNMYTVNHERSHPAPPKVHIHDTPERILSETVPEACNGKSNQALGDSQEICDDEPQRPTSLNITGSVSYESSSSWEVLSDKLMPGDGGISDDPLKQSDDLSPAVLTDQKNSADSFEDYSEELTKETYTEYDNETKSLSANTSSLSPLSWTSGILTDESINKVEENNSQNSIILPEVTSKQEDTHKYVLHLLNEEVLKLPENEHTKQSPILETTENSHCSFNGSNLKSQEISTLLETSDDSLSDVPNNEEDSDSCDDDESSAEVLLSSSKVSVIPHDLFYYPHYNVPISAVLDAYAEPCLERYDTENEKSFSETVTDILDEKGIPAQDYKENAPEPGLGNNHGVPSLEMDTENGEEETVDMNTHSSSFYQKEVPLLIGEIEIEIDSQKDTGNEDSMILQHPEVREDDLDDFATVGIRLEESSNGEGKKENMIEAEDLEISEVGHTTLLDDELEEIANSQELTRTCDNDSNIYLRKRFPDTSEMETSGEKDQKMTEMDENLLVTGMKKDMETNEIAAPPRQTLSAEQLELFYFIIFLWVLVYCLLVLPQLFSFKV is encoded by the exons TGGAACGGGAAAATGTACAGAAGAGGACCTTTACAAGATGGATAAACCTACATTTGGGAAAG TGCAAACCTCCTCTGAAAGTGAGAGATTTGTTTATGGATATACAAGATGGCAAAATCTTGATGGCACTACTGGAAGTCCTGTCAGGACAAAAACTG ATGCATGAATACAAATCTTCAACCCATCGGATTTTTCGTTTGAACAATATAGCCAAAGCACTTAAATTCCTGGAGGACAGTAAT GTAAAGCTTGTTAGCATCGATGCAGCAGAAATAGCAGATGGAAATTCCTCTCTGGTACTTGGGCTAATATGGAACATAATATTGTTTTTTCAG ATTAAAGAGCTGACAGGCAACCTCAACAGGAACTCCTCCTCATCCAGCCTCTCATCTGGGCCCAGTGGGCCAGAGTCAGACACATCATACCCTAGCACTCCTAACATAGAGAGAAGCATGTCTGTCACAGTGAAGGACCAGCGAAAAGCCATCAGAGCCCTTTTATTCTGGGTTCAGAGAAAAACCAGAAA ATACGGTGTTGCAGTTCAGGACTTtgccagcagctggaggagcgGCCTTGCCTTCTTAGCTATCATAAAAGCAATAGACTCCACTTTGGTAGACATGAAGCATGCACTGGAAAAATCAGCTCGAGAAAACTTGGAGGATGCTTTTAGCATTGCTCAAAACAAGCTGGGTGTTCCTAGGCTCCTAGAGCCAGAAG ATGTAATGGTGGAATCCCCCGATGAGCAGTCCATTGTGACCTATGTGGCCCAGTTCCTTGAACACTTCCCAGAGCTGGAGGGG GAAGACTTTACAGATCCTGAGAAGGAGCTTCCAATTGAATCTACGTATGTTCACATAAAAGACACaccttcagaaaaggaaagcaaaatcttGATTTTAAGGGAAAGTGACAAAAATATGTACACTGTTAATCATGAAAGGAGTCACCCTGCTCCTCCAAAGGTTCATATTCACGATACCCCTGAGAGAATCCTGTCAGAAACTGTTCCTGAAGCATGTAATGGCAAATCGAATCAAGCGTTAGGTGATTCTCAGGAAATCTGTGATGATGAGCCACAAAGGCCTACTTCACTGAACATTACAGGATCTGTCAGTTATGAATCAAGTTCTTCCTGGGAAGTTCTTAGTGATAAATTGATGCCAGGTGATGGTGGCATATCTGATGATCCACTGAAACAGAGCGATGACCTTTCTCCAGCTGTTCTGACAGACCAGAAAAATTCTGCTGACTCTTTTGAAGACTACTCTGAAGAATTAACTAAAGAAACATATACCGAATACGACAATGAAACAAAGAGCCTTTCAGCCAATACTTCTTCTTTAAGTCCCTTGTCTTGGACTTCAGGTATACTTACAGATGAATCTATAAATAAAGTAGAAGAGAACAATTCTCAAAATTCAATTATTTTACCAGAAGTTACCTCTAAACAAGAAGATACACATAAGTATGTTCTCCATCTTCTAAATGAGGAAGTACTGAAACTGCCAGAAAATGAACATACAAAGCAATCACCTATCTTGGAGACAACAGAAAATAGCCACTGTTCATTCAATGGTTCTAATCTCAAAAGCCAAGAAATATCCACACTGCTAGAAACATCTGATGACTCTCTGTCAGATGTGCCCAATAATGAAGAAGACTCAGACAGCTGCGATGACGATGAGTCTTCAGCAGAAGTGCTACTCAGTTCTTCAAAAGTATCTGTAATACCACATGATCTCTTCTATTATCCACATTATAATGTTCCCATATCAGCAGTTTTGGATGCTTATGCTGAGCCTTGTCTTGAAAGATACgatactgaaaatgagaaatctttTTCTGAAACAGTAACAGATATTTTAGATGAGAAAGGGATACCTGCACAGGACTACAAGGAGAATGCTCCAGAGCCAGGCTTAGGGAATAATCATGGTGTCCCCTCGTTGGAAATGGATACTGAGAACGGAGAGGAGGAAACAGTAGATATGAACACTCATAGCAGTTCTTTCTATCAAAAGGAAGTGCCGTTACTAATAGGAGAGATAGAAATTGAAATAGACAGCCAAAAAGACACCGGCAATGaagattccatgattctacagCATCCTGag GTCAGAGAAGATGATCTAGATGACTTTGCAACAGTGGGAATAAGACTGGAAGAAAGTAGTaatggggagggaaaaaaggaaaatatgatcGAAGCAGAAGATTTAGAGATCTCAGAAGTTGGGCATACTACACTGTTAGACGATGAACTGGAAGAAATTGCTAATAGCCAAGAGTTGACCAG AACTTGTGACAATGATTCCAACATTTATCTCCGAAAAAGGTTTCCTGATACTTCTGAGATG GAAACCTCTGGTGAAAAGGATCAGAAGATGACAGAAATGGATGAAAATCTATTGGTCACTGG GATGAAAAAGGACATGGAAACAAATGAGATTGCAGCACCTCCTCGCCAGACTCTAAGCGCTGAGCAATTGGAGCTATTCTACTTCATCATTTTCCTCTGGGTGCTTGTCTACTGCCTTTTAGTCCTTCCACAGCTTTTTAGCTTCAAAGTGTGA